Proteins from a single region of Ogataea parapolymorpha DL-1 chromosome IV, whole genome shotgun sequence:
- a CDS encoding adenosine deaminase has translation MDITTFVSELPKCELHLHIEGTLTAERRWLCAQANGIEIPGVKSLEELKSQYLTEYLYEEGQDATKYLQEFLEVYYASMNVLLTEDDFYHLALDYIKVAQSQNIRYLEAFFDPQAHTSRGVDFDTVMSGLLKAQRMAPMYDVQIHWIMCILRDMSAESALETIRQAEPYKDKIIALGLDSDEYNNPPGKFQETFLMARKYAWKITAHCDVGQKNSHDHIEYVVTELGGKRGKPATHEIVNPEHYLLPQLESGADRIDHGLNAADKSELLELVKKANIGLTLCPMGYQKHLGPQNVFPKVIKLHRYGIPITLNSDDPAYLVYSKTGTILGVAEGCHFTFKDIYDFEKNAIKMAWTPDVDFKRNFLLELDRVYSKYCTHN, from the coding sequence ATGGATATCACAACTTTTGTGAGCGAGCTGCCCAAATGCGAGCTGCACCTTCATATAGAGGGCACGCTAACGGCTGAACGGCGCTGGTTATGTGCACAAGCAAATGGGATTGAGATTCCTGGGGTGAAGTCTTTAGAAGAGCTTAAAAGCCAATATTTAACCGAATATCTTTATGAAGAGGGTCAAGATGCCACCAAATACTTGcaggagtttttggaggtATACTATGCCTCCATGAATGTCCTGCTCACAGAGGACGATTTCTACCATTTGGCTTTGGACTACATCAAAGTTGCGCAATCTCAGAATATCAGATATTTAGAGGCATTTTTTGATCCCCAGGCTCATACTTCTCGCGGAGTTGATTTTGATACCGTGATGAGTGGCCTTCTGAAAGCTCAAAGAATGGCTCCAATGTACGATGTTCAAATTCATTGGATAATGTGCATTTTGAGAGACATGTCAGCTGAAAGTGCTCTTGAGACGATCCGCCAGGCAGAACCTTACAAAGATAAAATAATAGCTCTGGGTCTGGATTCCGATGAGTACAACAATCCGCCAGGTAAATTTCAGGAAACATTCTTGATGGCACGCAAATATGCGTGGAAGATTACTGCCCATTGCGACGTTGGTCAAAAAAATTCACATGATCATATCGAGTACGTAGTGACTGAGCTGGGAGGGAAAAGAGGCAAGCCAGCTACACATGAAATTGTGAACCCAGAGCATTATTTACTTCCCCAACTTGAGAGTGGCGCAGATAGAATAGACCATGGGTTGAATGCTGCTGACAAGTCCGAAttgttggagctggtgaaaaaagCCAATATAGGACTCACACTATGTCCTATGGGCTACCAAAAACATTTGGGACCACAAAATGTATTCCCAAAAGTTATCAAACTCCATCGCTATGGAATTCCGATCACATTGAATAGTGATGACCCCGCATATCTTGTTTACTCAAAGACGGGAACAATTTTAGGTGTTGCAGAAGGGTGCCATTTCACATTCAAAGATATCTAcgactttgaaaaaaatgctATAAAAATGGCTTGGACGCCTGACGTCGACTTCAAACGCAACTTCCTTCTCGAACTAGATCGCGTATATTCAAAGTATTGTACGCATAACTAA